The following proteins come from a genomic window of Alosa alosa isolate M-15738 ecotype Scorff River chromosome 2, AALO_Geno_1.1, whole genome shotgun sequence:
- the LOC125291115 gene encoding sodium- and chloride-dependent GABA transporter 2-like, producing MTTKIKEDRQGTDVSPDRDQHGKMNIRGNWGSKTEYILTVMGAIIGPGNVWRFPYLCYKNGGGVFFIPYLLFLLTCGIPLFFMETALGQYTSQGGITCWRKICPLFQGVGYASHLIIGFSATSYIVILAWALFYLFSSFSAELPWTNCDNSWNTESCIRYTKDASSNNTRGGNGTLPVVEFWENRVLHISKGIEEIGSVNYELALCLLLVWVIVYFCVWKGIKSTGKAAYFTATFPYVTLLALLIRGITLPGAMHGISYYLYPNISRLSDQQVWMDAGTQIFFSYAISLGFLTSLGSYNNYNNDCYKDSFLLCLLNSGTSFISGFAIFSILGFMTHEQGVDISEVADSGPGLAFIVYPRVVAMMPVPQVWSACFFLMIILLGLDSQFVGLDCLMTSLVDIFPTQLRKGFRRELLLLAICTGAFLIGLIFVTEGGLYILQLMDHHVCSGITLLILSLCQSISIAWIYGAERFYGNITHMIGYRPAPVMKYCWLFITPTVCMGTLIFSTVRYSPLKFSLTYVYPVWANVIGWFLATISLSLIPLWIIYKLYMGKGPLKDQFLQLCHPVEDLPLHHTYKPANFHQTVTSNGVSDMNFLMK from the exons atgaccaccaaGATCAAAGAAGACAGGCAGGGGACCGATGTCAGTCCTGACAGAGACCAACATGGAAAGATGAATATCAGAGGCAACTGGGGAAGCAAAACTGAATATATCTTGACCGTGATGGGAGCCATTATTGGACCTGGCAACGTGTGGAGGTTTCCCTACCTGTGCTATAAAAACGGGGGAG GTGTTTTCTTCATCCCTTACCTGTTATTCCTGCTCACCTGTGGAATTCCTCTCTTCTTTATGGAGACCGCTCTGGGACAGTACACCAGTCAGGGAGGCATCACCTGCTGGCGTAAGATCTGCCCACTATTTCAGG GCGTAGGTTATGCCAGTCATCTAATCATCGGGTTCAGTGCCACCTCCTATATTGTGATCCTTGCATGGGCATTATtctatctcttctcctcctttagTGCAGAACTGCCCTGGACAAACTGTGACAACAGCTGGAACACTG AGTCCTGCATACGCTACACAAAGGATGCATCTTCAAACAACACCAGAGGAGGCAATGGAACGCTGCCTGTAGTGGAATTCTGGGA GAACAGAGTATTACACATATCCAAGGGAATAGAAGAAATAGGGAGTGTAAACTACGAGCTGGCGCTGTGTCTCCTCCTGGTCTGGGTGATCGTTTACTTCTGTGTGTGGAAGGGAATTAAGTCCACAGGGAAG GCTGCATACTTCACGGCCACGTTCCCTTATGTTACCCTACTGGCACTGCTCATCCGTGGCATCACCCTGCCCGGGGCCATGCATGGCATTTCCTACTACCTCTACCCCAACATCTCACGCTTGTCCGACCAACAG GTTTGGATGGATGCAGGCACGCAGATCTTCTTTTCCTATGCCATCAGCTTGGGCTTTCTCACGTCTCTGGGCAGCTACAACAACTACAATAATGACTGCTACAA GGACTCGTTCCTGTTATGTCTGCTGAATAGTGGTACCAGCTTCATTTCCGGCTTTGCCATCTTCTCCATACTGGGGTTCATGACCCACGAGCAGGGTGTTGACATCTCAGAGGTGGCTGATTCTG GTCCTGGACTGGCATTCATTGTGTACCCGAGGGTAGTAGCCATGATGCCTGTGCCACAGGTCTGGTCCGCTTGTTTCTTTCTCATGATCATCCTCTTAGGCTTGGACAGCCAG TTTGTTGGCTTGGACTGTCTGATGACCTCACTGGTGGATATATTCCCCACACAACTCCGCAAAGGCTTCAGGCGGGAGCTGCTCCTGCTGGCCATCTGCACTGGAGCTTTTTTGATTGGCCTCATCTTTGTGACAGAG GGGGGACTGTACATTCTACAGCTGATGGACCATCACGTGTGCAGCGGAATTACTCTTCTCATTCTGTCCCTTTGTCAGTCCATCAGCATAGCCTGGATCTATG GTGCTGAACGCTTCTATGGTAACATAACTCACATGATCGGGTACAGACCAGCACCTGTGATGAAGTACTGCTGGCTCTTCATCACTCCTACAGTGTGTATG GGCACATTGATTTTCTCTACTGTGAGGTACTCTCCTCTGAAGTTCAGCCTCACGTACGTGTACCCTGTTTGGGCCAACGTCATTGGTTGGTTCTTAgccaccatctctctttctctcattcccctCTGGATCATCTACAAACTGTACATGGGCAAAGGCCCCCTGAAAGAT CAATTTCTCCAGCTTTGCCATCCAGTGGAGGATCTCCCTTTGCATCACACGTACAAACCTGCCAACTTCCACCAAACTGTCACATCTAATGGTGTTTCTGACATGAATTTTTTGATGAAATAA